A stretch of DNA from Pasteurellaceae bacterium RH1A:
TGGCCCATTTGAATAATGACGACACTCGCCAAAGCCTGGCTCAAGCCCTGGAAAAACAAGGATTTGACTACCAATTAAGAGTGGGCGAAGCCAATGCAGATAAAACCCCGCTTGAACTCCGCCGCCAGATTTTTGAGGAGCTGACCCAGCAGGCCAGAACGGCCCTTCATGCCGATCCTAAACTGGCCCTGCTTAAAAAAGCCTTTGGAGCCGAGCTGGATGAGTCCACCATTCGGGCCGTGGCCGAAAAATAAGGAAACCTATGTACGCACTTGAAATCAAACAACTGGTCAAGCAATACCCCCGAGGGGTTCAGGCGGTCAAAGGCATTGATTTGACTGTTGAAGATGGGGATTTTTACGCCCTCCTAGGCCACAATGGAGCGGGCAAGTCCACCACCATCGGGATTATTAGCTGCCTGGTCAATAAAACCAGCGGCTCGGTCAAGGTTTTTGGCTTTGACTTGGACAAGCAAAAAGTCCAATTAAAACAACAGATTGGCCTGGTGCCGCAGGAGTTTAACTTTAACCAGTTCGAGCAGGTTATTGATATCCTCATTTATCAGGCTGGCTATTATGGGATTGGCCGAAAAACAGCACTGGAGCGAGCCGAATACTGGCTTAAGCGGCTGGAACTCTGGGAAAAACGCCATGCCCTGATTCGGGAACTGTCTGGCGGCATGAAGCGGCGGGTGATGATTGCCCGCGCCCTCATGCACAACCCTCGCCTGCTGATTTTGGACGAGCCAACCGCTGGCGTGGACATTGAACTGCGCCGCTCCCTCTGGGATTTCTTGCGGGAGCTTAACCAACAAGGCACGACCATTATTCTGACCACTCACTATTTGGAAGAGGCCGAAAACCTTTGTCGCCATATTGGCATTATTCAAAACGGCAAATTGGTGGAAAACACCTCCATGAAGGCTCTTTTAGCCAAACTGGAAAGTGAGACCTTTGTGCTAGATTTGGCCCAACATAAACCGCTTGTAATTGAGGATTACCCCCTTGAATGGCTGGACGACACCACGATTGAGGTGGAAGTTCAGCGGGAGCAAGGGCTCAACAAGCTCTTCCAACAACTTAGCCAACAAGGTGCGGAGGTCTTGAGCCTACGCAACAAGTCCAACCGCCTTGAAGAACTCTTTATGAAGATGAAAGATTGATATGCAAAACTGGATCGGATTTTATACACTGGCCATCAAAGAGGCCAAACGGGTACTTCGGATCTGGCGCCAAACCTTGGTTCCACCTATGATCACCACCACCCTCTACTTCCTGATTTTCGGCACCTTGATAGGCAAGCGGATCGGCGAGATGAACGGGGTCAGCTATATGCAGTTTATCGCCCCAGGCCTGATTATGATGTCGGCCATCACGGCCTCCTACACCAACACGGCCTCCTCCTTCTTCCTCAGCAAGTTTGTGCGTAACATTGAAGAAATGCTGGTTTCGCCCCTTTCCACCCATACCCTCATTTGGGGTTACATTGCAGGCAGCATCACCCGTGGCGGCCTGGTGGGGATCTTGGTCACCCTGATTACCTTGAGCTTTGTGGACTACCAGATCCATTCCTGGCTTATCATCAACGCCGTTATGCTCCTGACCATCATCACCTTTGCCCTGGGCGGCCTGATCAACGCCGTCTTTGCCCGCAATTTTGACGACATCGGCATCATCCCCACCTTTGTGCTGACACCACTGACCTACCTGGGCGGGGTCTTCTACTCTATCTCGCTTCTACCTGATTTTTGGCAGTCAGTCTCCAAATTCAACCCCATTGTTTATATGATTAACGGCTTCCGCTATGGCTTTTTAGGCCAAAGCGATGTGGATATTGTTTATACCTTTGCCGTGCTGGGTGTGTTTTTTGTGATTTTATATAGTATTGCCTACCGCTTGATTGAAAAGGGTGTGGGGTTGAGATCCTAGGATTATTGGTAATTTGAGTACTTTGAGTACTTTGAGTACTTTGAGTACTAAATTGCCCCCCTCCGCCTTCGGCACCTCCCCCGCAAGCGGGTGGAGGGAAGTTTCATCAATATTTTGTATAACTTTCGCTCCCTCCGCTTGCGGGGGGAGCTGCCCGAAGGGCTGAGGGGGGAGTATCAATCCTCCTAGAACTTGCAAAAAACCAGAAAAAAACAACCGCTTGTAGATCTACAAGCGGTTTCTTTTTGGGTCTTTTTTGCAAATTAACGGAAGAGATCCCGTTGTTTGCTTCTGATGGCCTTAAACTGGCTAATCAACATTAAGCCCAAGACCAAAATATAGGCTCCAAAAACCACGATCAGCCATTGGGCCATGGAAAAGCCTAGGAATTGCCATTCCACCTTGCTGCACATACCGCCTGCCTCAAAGACGCTAGGCAGCCATTCATTGAGCGGCAGGGTTGAAGGGAAATCGACCTTAATGGGGCATTGGTTCCAAGGGGAGGGGTTAAGTTGGTAGTCGGTATGCTTGAGGGCAAGCGATAGGCCTTTAATGGCGCCAAATAAGCCTAGGGCCAGGGCCAGCCAGCGGATAATGAGCCAGCGGGGGGCAATTAGGCCAATCAGGCCTGCCCCCAGGACAGCAAATAAGGCTAGGCGTTCATAAATACACATCACACAAGGCACCAGCCCCATGCCGTGTTGGAAATAAAGGGCGGTGGCCTCAAGGGCAGCAGCACTGAC
This window harbors:
- a CDS encoding disulfide bond formation protein B, with translation MLGFFKQISMQRSSWFLLVVSAAALEATALYFQHGMGLVPCVMCIYERLALFAVLGAGLIGLIAPRWLIIRWLALALGLFGAIKGLSLALKHTDYQLNPSPWNQCPIKVDFPSTLPLNEWLPSVFEAGGMCSKVEWQFLGFSMAQWLIVVFGAYILVLGLMLISQFKAIRSKQRDLFR
- a CDS encoding ABC transporter permease — protein: MQNWIGFYTLAIKEAKRVLRIWRQTLVPPMITTTLYFLIFGTLIGKRIGEMNGVSYMQFIAPGLIMMSAITASYTNTASSFFLSKFVRNIEEMLVSPLSTHTLIWGYIAGSITRGGLVGILVTLITLSFVDYQIHSWLIINAVMLLTIITFALGGLINAVFARNFDDIGIIPTFVLTPLTYLGGVFYSISLLPDFWQSVSKFNPIVYMINGFRYGFLGQSDVDIVYTFAVLGVFFVILYSIAYRLIEKGVGLRS
- a CDS encoding ABC transporter; its protein translation is MYALEIKQLVKQYPRGVQAVKGIDLTVEDGDFYALLGHNGAGKSTTIGIISCLVNKTSGSVKVFGFDLDKQKVQLKQQIGLVPQEFNFNQFEQVIDILIYQAGYYGIGRKTALERAEYWLKRLELWEKRHALIRELSGGMKRRVMIARALMHNPRLLILDEPTAGVDIELRRSLWDFLRELNQQGTTIILTTHYLEEAENLCRHIGIIQNGKLVENTSMKALLAKLESETFVLDLAQHKPLVIEDYPLEWLDDTTIEVEVQREQGLNKLFQQLSQQGAEVLSLRNKSNRLEELFMKMKD